A DNA window from Mya arenaria isolate MELC-2E11 chromosome 17, ASM2691426v1 contains the following coding sequences:
- the LOC128223236 gene encoding uncharacterized protein LOC128223236 translates to MKGYDGYFLLEYLIDQSIRPNKIIYSGSKIMYMTIEKGLNITIMDSLNFLPMKLAALPKTFGLTEMKNGWFPHLCNTRENQTYIGPYPDAKYYGYDFMSAREREELLAWLNSKKEETFDFRKEMLEYCRSDVDILRKACLTLKDLLKTATQTSALLIKKKGKIVKEMCPVSVDPFNYSTIASMCMGIFKTKFFEEEWEVKINDAKEWTPARYIDGNLEILKNDTWIKEGHLEDDIIKTKRFIKSPIAQIPSVRKDSFSRMSLQWLELMSKQDGITIQHALNGGEKTLQGTRFKLDGYCAETNTAYEYHGCVFHGCPVCYAEDTIHPLTSRSMRELYVVTQKKKTYIERLGMTYKCIWEHEFQNQLHSDPKLQQYVTSLDFTDRLDPRDSFFGGRTNASRLYYKTTGDEQIKYVNFTSLYPWVNKYCQYPVGHPEIVTSNFKTINDYFGIAKVKILPPRGLYHPVLPYRSNGKLKFPLCKTCADTENQNDCICSKEERAIIGTWCTPELQTAVQQGYTIIQIYEVYHWSDTTKYNPSTQEGGLFAKYINTFLKFKQEASGPPDWIKTEEDVLKYINDYFQKECVSLQSDMILKNPGLRALAKLCLNSFWGKFGQRLNMRQTQFFHTTEADQFFKIFTDVMKQPQNFHIVSEDTLQMEWTYKNDCLPVDNKTNVYLATFTTCWARLKLYSVLKTLDRRILYWDTDSCVFTSIPGQWEPQLGDYLGKLTNELGEGEHIVEFVSAGPKNYAYKTNKNKETCKVRDFTLHFTNSQMINFDSVKQIVTCPEALSAVTVVNPRKICRDKRKRKLYNRKEEITYQMVYTKRRRIDNFDTVPYGY, encoded by the coding sequence ATGAAAGGATATGACGGCTATTTCCTACTTGAGTATCTCATTGACCAGTCCATACGCCCGAACAAAATCATTTACAGTGGTTCAAAAATTATGTATATGACGATAGAAAAAGGTCTTAACATCACAATTATGGACAGTTTGAATTTTCTCCCCATGAAGCTTGCTGCCCTGCCAAAGACGTTTGGCTTAACAGAGATGAAAAATGGTTGGTTTCCTCACTTATGCAACACTAGGGAAAACCAGACTTATATTGGACCGTACCCAGACGCTAAATATTACGGATATGATTTCATGAGTGCCAGAGAACGAGAAGAATTGTTGGCTTGGCTCAATTCTAAGAAAGAAGAGACCTTTGACTTCCGAAAAGAAATGCTTGAGTATTGTCGTAGTGAcgttgatattttaagaaaagctTGTTTAACCTTAAAAGATTTGTTGAAAACCGCCACGCAGACTTCTGccttattaattaaaaaaaagggCAAGATTGTTAAAGAGATGTGTCCCGTCTCTGTTGACCCCTTTAACTATTCAACCATCGCTTCCATGTGTATGGGTATCTTCAAAACCAAGTTTTTTGAAGAAGAATGGGAGGTCAAAATCAATGACGCCAAAGAGTGGACACCTGCCCGATACATTGACGGtaacttagaaattctgaaGAACGATACTTGGATTAAAGAAGGGCATCTAGAAGACGACATTATCAAAACTAAACGGTTTATAAAATCTCCTATTGCTCAAATTCCGTCTGTCAGAAAAGACAGTTTCAGTCGGATGTCTCTACAGTGGCTGGAGTTGATGTCCAAACAAGATGGTATCACTATTCAACACGCTCTCAATGGCGGAGAAAAGACATTACAGGGAACACGGTTCAAATTGGATGGCTACTGTGCCGAAACCAATACGGCTTACGAGTACCACGGTTGTGTCTTTCATGGTTGTCCCGTCTGTTACGCAGAGGACACAATTCACCCATTAACTAGCCGGTCAATGCGAGAACTCTACGTCGTGACCCAGAAGAAAAAGACGTATATTGAGCGTCTAGGAATGACCTACAAATGTATTTGGGAACACgaatttcaaaatcaactccATTCTGATCCGAAACTTCAACAATATGTGACCTCTTTGGACTTTACTGACCGACTGGATCCCCGAGATAGTTTCTTTGGTGGTAGAACCAATGCCAGTCGGCTTTACTATAAAACTACAGGTGATGAACAAATCAAGTACGTCAATTTTACTTCACTCTATCCGTGGGTCAATAAATACTGTCAATACCCTGTAGGACACCCTGAAATAGTAacatcaaatttcaaaacaatcaatgaCTACTTTGGTATTGCCAAAGTAAAAATACTACCGCCTAGAGGACTCTATCACCCAGTACTTCCTTACCGTTCAAATGGAAAACTCAAGTTCCCACTATGTAAAACATGCGCCGATACAGAAAACCAAAATGATTGCATCTGTTCGAAAGAAGAAAGGGCGATAATTGGAACCTGGTGTACACCGGAACTTCAAACGGCTGTACAGCAAGGATACACAATCATTCAAATCTACGAAGTGTACCATTGGTCTGACACGACAAAATACAATCCCTCTACACAAGAGGGGGGTCTGTTTGCCAAGTACATCAACACCTTCCTCAAGTTCAAACAGGAGGCAAGCGGCCCTCCCGACTGGATCAAAACTGAGGAGGATGTCCTCAAATATATCAATGACTACTTTCAAAAGGAATGCGTCTCGCTACAGAGTGATATGATCCTTAAAAATCCCGGATTGAGGGCGTTGGCCAAGTTGTGCCTCAATAGTTTCTGGGGTAAATTCGGACAACGTCTTAACATGCGACAAACACAgtttttccacacaacggaagctGACCAATTCTTTAAGATTTTTACTGATGTCATGAAACAACCGCAGAACTTTCACATAGTCTCGGAGGACACACTTCAAATGGAATGGACGTACAAGAATGACTGTCTACCTGTGGATAACAAAACCAACGTATACCTGGCCACATTTACTACCTGTTGGGCCAGACTTAAACTCTACAGTGTGTTAAAGACATTGGATAGAAGAATATTGTACTGGGATACTGATTCGTGTGTCTTCACTAGTATTCCCGGACAATGGGAACCACAACTAGGAGACTACCTTGGAAAGCTCACGAACGAATTAGGCGAAGGAGAACACATTGTCGAgtttgtgtctgcaggtccaaAAAACTACGCATataaaacgaacaaaaacaaagaaacctGCAAAGTGAGAGATTTCactttacattttacaaacagtCAAATGATCAACTTTGACAGTGTGAAACAGATAGTTACATGCCCAGAAGCGCTATCAGCAGTAACAGTAGTTAATCCGAGAAAAATATGTAGGGACAAAAGAAAACGAAAGCTCTACAATAGAAAAGAAGAAATAACATACCAAATGGTATACACGAAGCGTAGAAGAATAGACAACTTTGATACGGTACCTTATGGTTACTGA